Proteins found in one Paraburkholderia caballeronis genomic segment:
- a CDS encoding FecR domain-containing protein — MSPRLNPSSASVQPEGDAILAEALQWLVTLWSGEASRDEHEACERWRRANPAHEAAWQRVQSLDERLGAVPASLAAPTLRGARLRARRRAVLRSLVFAGGAGALTWAASDGLPWRDWTADYRTATGEQRNLVLADGTHLMMNTGTALDVRFTASERRVLLRSGEIYVATAHETSAVYRAFIVETAQGSVQALGTRFTVRQGDALSYVAVHEGAVSVLPAHATQALRVEAGQSTSFFADRVNALSPVDAGSASWTRGQLVVEQMRLDAFVRELGRYRSGFVRTDPAVAALRVSGVFPLADTDRALASLQQALPVRIHYATRYWVTVRPD, encoded by the coding sequence ATGAGCCCTCGTCTGAATCCGTCGTCCGCGTCGGTACAACCGGAAGGCGATGCCATCCTCGCTGAAGCGTTGCAATGGCTCGTCACGCTATGGTCCGGCGAAGCGAGCCGCGACGAACACGAGGCGTGCGAACGCTGGCGGCGCGCGAATCCCGCGCACGAGGCGGCATGGCAACGCGTGCAATCCCTCGACGAGCGCCTCGGCGCCGTGCCCGCGAGCCTCGCCGCGCCGACCTTGCGGGGCGCGCGCCTGCGGGCGCGGCGTCGCGCGGTGCTGCGCTCGCTGGTCTTCGCGGGCGGAGCGGGCGCGCTGACGTGGGCCGCAAGCGACGGCCTGCCGTGGCGCGACTGGACGGCCGACTATCGCACGGCGACCGGCGAGCAGCGGAACCTGGTGCTCGCCGACGGTACGCATCTGATGATGAACACCGGCACGGCGCTCGACGTGCGCTTCACCGCCAGCGAGCGTCGCGTCTTGCTCCGCTCCGGCGAGATCTACGTCGCCACCGCTCACGAGACGTCCGCCGTGTACCGCGCGTTCATCGTCGAAACGGCGCAGGGTTCGGTGCAGGCGCTCGGCACCCGCTTCACGGTCAGACAGGGCGACGCGCTGTCCTATGTCGCGGTGCACGAGGGCGCCGTGTCCGTGCTTCCCGCTCACGCGACGCAGGCGTTGCGCGTCGAGGCCGGCCAGAGCACCTCCTTCTTCGCCGATCGCGTGAACGCGCTGTCGCCCGTCGACGCCGGCTCGGCCAGCTGGACACGCGGCCAGCTGGTGGTCGAGCAGATGCGCCTCGACGCGTTTGTCCGCGAACTCGGCCGGTATCGCAGCGGCTTCGTCCGGACCGACCCCGCCGTGGCCGCGTTGCGCGTCTCCGGTGTTTTTCCGCTGGCCGATACCGACCGCGCGCTCGCGTCGCTGCAGCAGGCGCTGCCGGTTCGCATTCACTACGCGACGCGCTACTGGGTGACGGTCCGGCCGGACTGA
- a CDS encoding sigma-70 family RNA polymerase sigma factor: MSASGTDVVHSLYVNHHAWLHGWLRRKLGCSFEAADLAHDTYVRLIASRRLPQPEESRAYLMQIARGLVVDLYRRRQIEAAFRDSLALMPEDLWPSAEQQAIVIETLAEIDAALASLPPKVRETFLLSRFDGLTYSDIAVKLNVSVASVRKYMLKAALACFSTFAG, encoded by the coding sequence ATGTCTGCTTCCGGGACGGATGTCGTCCATTCTCTCTATGTGAATCATCATGCGTGGCTGCATGGCTGGCTCAGGCGCAAGCTGGGCTGCAGCTTCGAGGCCGCGGACCTCGCCCACGACACCTACGTCCGCCTGATCGCGTCGCGCCGGCTGCCGCAGCCGGAAGAGTCGCGCGCGTATCTCATGCAGATCGCGCGCGGACTGGTCGTCGACCTGTACCGGCGCAGGCAGATCGAAGCAGCGTTCCGGGATTCGCTCGCGCTGATGCCGGAGGATCTGTGGCCGTCGGCGGAACAGCAGGCCATCGTGATCGAGACGCTGGCTGAAATCGACGCCGCGCTCGCGTCGCTGCCGCCGAAGGTACGCGAGACGTTTCTGCTGTCGCGCTTCGACGGCCTGACGTATTCCGATATCGCCGTCAAGCTGAACGTTTCGGTGGCCAGCGTGCGCAAGTACATGCTGAAGGCCGCGCTCGCGTGCTTTTCCACGTTCGCGGGATGA